From a single Miscanthus floridulus cultivar M001 chromosome 8, ASM1932011v1, whole genome shotgun sequence genomic region:
- the LOC136472440 gene encoding cytochrome P450 89A2-like, giving the protein MHQAIMQVLLLLLLVLPVVIMIVRRAATPIKARLATFKSVLTSKPQFMFVTDCATAHHLLVRGSKAAAGGGSFSNRMPSMSPSAFLSGQLYHNITSAPYGQLWRALRHNLTSGVLHPTHQHRYSAARRQALRGLIADLREQQLTNGVALAAESIRGAVFRVISTICFGDGVDAAVVHAMDDVQMELVMALSTMRIFMSMSVPFQVASRLIYRKRWNKLTAIRQKQEELYLPLIDGCRSHRRHSDEALTYVHTLLDLRVPVELEADEAGAAGGKQRQQRRLEDGELVGLCSEFLGSATETTVASLQWIMANLMKRPGIQEAVRREIEAAVDADAEEVGEEVLGKLDYLNAVILEALRLHPTTARAFRQVMQEDQVVDHDGQRIPAGTTMVFVLDALGRDKTVWDDHEEFKPERFLACGGGESTKNLLSSMAGEMKMMPFGIGRRMCPAISMSLLHISYFMANLVREFEWGEVEGVHAVQLHTDPRIEMFNVMKRPLCAHLVPRRPEGKKIR; this is encoded by the exons ATGCATCAAGCAATCATGCAAGTCCTTCTACTGCTCCTGTTGGTTCTCCCGGTGGTCATCATGATCGTCCGGCGTGCAGCAACGCCGATCAAGGCACGCCTGGCCACCTTCAAGTCCGTTCTAACAAGTAAGCCACAATTTATGTTTGTCACGGATTGCGCCACGGCACATCACCTTCTTGTTCGGGGCAGCAAAGCCGCCGCCGGTGGCGGCTCCTTCTCCAACCGTATGCCGTCCATGTCACCCAGCGCCTTCCTCTCCGGCCAGCTCTACCACAACATCACCTCGGCACCCTACGGCCAGCTCTGGCGCGCCCTCCGCCACAACCTCACCTCGGGAGTCCTCCATCCAACGCACCAGCACCGGTACTCGGCCGCACGGCGTCAGGCGCTACGGGGCCTCATCGCGGACCTCAGGGAGCAGCAGCTCACCAACGGCGTGGCGCTCGCCGCGGAGAGCATCCGTGGCGCGGTGTTTCGCGTCATCTCCACCATTTGCTTCGGCGACGGTGTCGACgcggccgtggtccacgccatgGACGACGTCCAGATGGAGCTAGTCATGGCCCTATCTACGATGCGCATATTCATGTCCATGTCCGTGCCGTTCCAGGTGGCGTCTAGGCTTATCTACCGCAAGCGGTGGAACAAGCTGACCGCGATACGGCAGAAGCAGGAGGAGTTGTACCTCCCGCTCATCGATGGCTGCCGCAGCCATCGCCGGCACTCTGACGAGGCACTGACCTATGTGCACACGCTCCTCGACCTCCGTGTCCCGGTAGAACTCGAAGCAGATGAGGCAGGTGCTGCTGGGGGAAAGCAAAGGCAGCAGCGGAGGCTCGAGGACGGTGAACTCGTGGGACTCTGCTCGGAGTTCCTTGGTTCCGCGACTGAAACCACTGTCGCGTCACTGCAGTGGATCATGGCGAACCTGATGAAACGCCCAGGGATACAGGAGGCCGTCCGGAGGGAAATCGAAGCTGCTGTGGACGCCGATGCTGAGGAGGTCGGGGAGGAGGTTCTTGGGAAGCTAGACTACCTCAATGCTGTCATCTTGGAGGCCCTCAGGCTGCATCCCACCACTGCCCGGGCATTTAGGCAG GTGATGCAAGAAGACCAGGTGGTTGATCATGATGGCCAACGAATTCCTGCGGGTACCACTATGGTCTTCGTATTGGATGCTCTAGGGCGAGACAAGACGGTGTGGGATGACCATGAGGAGTTCAAGCCAGAACGTTTCCTAGCATGTGGAGGTGGAGAAAGCACCAAGAACCTATTGTCGTCCATGGCGGgggagatgaagatgatgcctTTTGGGATCGGGCGGAGGATGTGCCCTGCAATAAGCATGTCGTTGCTCCACATTAGCTACTTCATGGCAAACCTTGTGAGGGAGTTTGAGTGGGGTGAAGTGGAGGGTGTGCATGCCGTCCAACTACACACGGACCCTAGAATCGAGATGTTCAATGTCATGAAGCGCCCACTATGTGCTCACCTTGTGCCTCGACGACCGGAGGGCAAAAAGATACGTTAA